In a genomic window of Diabrotica undecimpunctata isolate CICGRU chromosome 2, icDiaUnde3, whole genome shotgun sequence:
- the LOC140433808 gene encoding uncharacterized protein yields the protein MFGVPQYVICDNASNLNNPLLIELCNRYNVQKVWFSPVYAPQCNFVERNNRTNGIAIRTYVKDHVDWDKNLAKIRQAINTAKHEVTGYTPAFLNYGHHVPLSGNYYDVDHKDQQNQDIEIIPGGRNVYASEVKGLDKVFEKVKANLRKGYERNARSYNLRRR from the coding sequence ATGTTTGGCGTTCCTCAATATGTGATTTGTGATAATGCATCAAACCTGAACAATCCTCTCTTAATTGAGCTCTGTAATAGGTATAACGTTCAGAAAGTATGGTTTAGCCCAGTATATGCACCGCAGTGTAATTTTGTGGAGAGGAACAATAGAACCAATGGTATAGCAATACGTACATATGTAAAAGACCACGTAGATTGGGACAAGAACTTAGCAAAGATCAGACAAGCTATTAACACAGCAAAGCATGAAGTGACTGGATATACCCCAGCTTTCTTGAATTATGGCCATCATGTTCCTTTAAGTGGAAACTATTATGATGTTGATCACAAGGATCAACAGAACCAAGATATTGAGATAATTCCAGGTGGCCGTAACGTGTATGCTTCAGAAGTTAAAGGTCTagataaagtttttgaaaaggtTAAGGCTAATCTTCGAAAAGGATATGAACGTAACGCTAGAAGTTACAACTTACGCAGAAGATAA